The following nucleotide sequence is from Sander vitreus isolate 19-12246 chromosome 3, sanVit1, whole genome shotgun sequence.
CAGAATCCCTGCATGCTGGTCCAGATAGACTCCGATCCGCCGGGCCTTAGGCAAGCCCAGCAGTTGTTCCTGCCCATCGTGCCAGAAGGAGAAGCCAGTCCCAGACCAGTTTAAGCTCCAAGACAAAGCATTATGGCCCAAACGGCTGTTGTCATCAGAACCCTTACGCTCCATCTCCTTGTAGGCCACGCCGATGGTAATCTGCATGGTGGGAcaggaaaaaaattaattagGAAAGGAAACAAATCCTGGTGGCTTTAAATgcaaagttcattttcaatacacacacacacacacacacacacacacacacacacacacacacacagacacacacacacacacacacacatacacacacacacacacacacacacacacacacacacacacacacacacacacacacacacacacacacacacacacacacacacacacacacactgatgtctAAGGATCCACCTTCTTGCCAGTCCACTCCACCTCCCAGTAGTAGGGGCTCCCTGCCAGGGGCTCTTTACAGAGAACCTGTCTCCAGAAGTGGAAGCGCTCAGGATGGTCTGGCAAGTTTAGTTTCTCAGCCCGCATCGTGGCCTTATGACCTCCATCTGACAGCTGCACATGGCGATATACCGTGTTGGCGTCCATGGTGGGTTCAAAGCGAACTAAAGGGAGAGGATGCAATTTAGTAAAGACTCTGGACCGCCTGAAGGCTTTGACACTGTGTTTCTATATGGTGTATTATCATGTACTCACATTTCAGTAATTCTTCTCTTGTCTTTGGTTCTGAATTAACAAGTCCCATTGTTGTCACAGGAGCTGctaagaggaagaaaaaaaaatacatcaaatcATGGATCAAAATTCATCAATACCACTTTATACTTCTCCAAATGTAAGTAGTTGATTGATATGTACAGGCCTCTTCTGATGCCTTTGTATTTACCTTGAGGTTGAGGAGGATGGAAGGGTGAAGGGGGGGCTGAAGCTTTATGTCCAGAGAGATGGGGTAGAGGAAACAAAGGAAAAGGTAAACCAAATTAAATCTCAACTCTATGACATCTAACATCACTGAAATGTTTGATTAATGTACCGAAGCAGGCTTTCTTATTCTTACCTTGAAGACATTGAGGATGTTTGGATGAATCCTCAtcttctgggggggggggggggaaggatgAAGCAAAATATTAACTCAAGGActttttaacagccacatttaAACGATTTCAGGCCCAAGAGCATTTGTTTTGTGAgccacagacatacagtatgtgaagtTTCTAAAGTAACTTACTTTGAGGTTGTGGAGGTGTCAAAGGTGGAAGGTTTGTCGTCCTCTCATACTCTATAAGAAAAAGTGGATGAGTTGTGAGAAACATATCTGAAGGTGTCCTTTTCTTCAGTTTATAACCATAACAGTCAAATCAAACTTGTTCTCAGCTTGAATGTATGAATGATTGTGTCCCACTGGGTGATTTTAAGTTACCGTACCTGTGTCTTGTGTGGTGGCCTGACCACTGCTATTAGCTGCTGTAGTGTCTGCTACTGCTGCACCACTGGCTGTTGAAGCCACAGGATCAGGATTCACtacaaagaaaaggaaagtttaaagaagagaagagaggtgaggagcagagaaTAGAAGAAGAATACGGTACTTACCTAATGTGACGATCTTGGCCAGAGTGGCTTTGCAGACGTCCTGTATTGACTCATGTAGTTCTTTCAGGGCTGAGCGGACGGAGGCTACCACCGCTTCCTCTTGACTCAGTATTGACTCTCCTGTGGCACCTGTCTGACCCAGCGGCTCCATGATGAGGAAATTCTTCAGAATAAATGACACAAATaattacaattaaaaaacaGCACTTCCCATTTTATTGATCGCGAACCTCATTCTGTATTTATCCTGTGAAATTCAAATCAAATCCATTTCAACACCCCGCCTCACGCCAATTACCTTCAAGAAGCAGATGTCGTCCTGCATGCTGGCCAGGCTGCTCAGCTCCTCACATTTCCAGCGCAGCGGTGCCACCTCGTGCTCCAGTCTGTAGATCTGCCCTTCTACCCGGCTGCCTAAGGAGGTCTCATGGGTGCTGAGGACCTCACCAACCTGGACGCCTGTTAGATTCACGTTGTTGACGAGCTCCGAGAACAAATCTGTGCTCTCTTGCTCTAGAGCCTGCACCAAGGCCTGGGAGtgcacagagaggaagagaagagggtACAAAGAACGTCAATGTCTATGTAACAAGCAAGACATCAGAAAGTATGACTTTCTACAAAGGTTTCTAAACCAAACTTTTACAACTGTTACTTACCTTGTGTTGGCGGGCAACATGTGGGAGCTCCATAAGTCTCTTTTCAGTCTCCTGGATTCTCTTCTGCATGTCTACCTGCATCTTAAGAATCTCtttctagacacacacacacacacacacacacacacacacacacacacacacacacacacacacacacacacacacacacacacacacacacacacacacacacacacacactaggtaCATAGAATAGAAAAGAGGCCACACACTGCGGGGCAGTAATGGACCTGGATGGTACTTTGTGATGAGTCATTTGTGATGTTACAAAATATTTTGGCATTATAGAAGAAGAACACATCCACACAGGATTGCACAGTACAAAAGAAGTACTTCAAGTTTAGCTACATTTTGGAAATGCTACACTTGTGACCACACAGTTATTCATTCACCTGCACCTCCTCTTATACACCAAGACCaacatgagagaaaaaaaaactacaaaagagCACTGATAATATAATATCACCCTAGTGATATTTGCCTTGTTAACTACATACctgtctctccttcctctcttcatGTGGTTTGAGCACACGATGTCCCTTGTGTCCATGCTGGCAACACACCTCACACACGCACTCCTTGTCTTCATGACAAAACAGGTCCATGGGTCGGTGGTGTTGAGGGCAGGGCCTGGGCTCCACTGTGGGAAGCTGAGGGTATATGCTGCCCTGTCGCGGCCCTATTTCTGGTAGGACCTCCAGGTAGATAGGCATTGATGGCAAGCTTTGCTTGAGGCTGTTGGTTCTCAGTTTCTCCATAGCCTCTACCAGCACTGTGCTCTTAGCCAGTGATGGTCGAGGGTGGAAGACCTGCCTACACTGGGGGCAGCTGTACTGACCCTTGCTGTTTCTCGTGTCCCAGTGGCTCTGGATACAAGCCAGGCAGTATGAATGCCCACAGGGTAGAGTGGCCGGGTCCTTCAGGGTGTCCAGGCATACTGAGCAGCCAAATAAGGTCTCCTCTACAGACCAGGCTGAGGCCATATGGTGCTGGCTGAAACAGAGAATAATAAGCTGAATTTGTCGGAGGTCAGACCTGGATGTATGGAGAACCACAATTTTCCCTGTTTGAATAAGTTACTGAACTAGAAATAATGCAAGCATGTCTTTTAATTGAAAGCAAAGACACCCAAAGATGGCAAGGCTGAAATGCCAGTTCACACGAAACTCATGTTGCTTAAAAATGGAGGCAGCCTGGACTCAGTGTGGGACTGGTATAACAGGTGGGGTGAGGAGTTTCTCTCGCTATGTCATAGGTGCTTCCCAGTTTTTCAAATGATGAATAGTAGATAGGCCTCATGAACTACTGTAATGGCAACTTTTTGTCACTGTTAAAATTAACTAATGACCAACAATGAAATCATATAGTATGGAGTGCAATGAGGACAGAGGTTTTTCTCCTCTGAAGACTTGCCTGGTGCTgtttaaacaatttaaaacatCACCCCATCACAAGTTCCCCACTGATTTCATCAGTAAATAATGTTTTGAGTTATAATAAGAGTTTTGTCTTACCAACACCCTTTATAAGCAGTAAATACAAGCTGAAGAGTTGTTAATTGAGTTTGGCGTCACCACAGCTCAGTGAGAGCACTGACGCGTATGAAGCTTCTCTGCGCCCTATTACCTAGTGGCAGCGAGCCGGCTAGCTGGGCGAAAGGCCAGCTGCTGTTGATTCAACTGTCAAAGTGAGTGTTTTTCGCTTCTGAAATTACATTTCAAGTTTGAAAATGGGTTAGTGGCGTGTTTGCTGACTTCGTGTAGGACATATCGGATCCTTCCCACATTTAAAGTTTAGCTTTGGGATACATTAACctagctttgttttgtttttttgccatcTTTATGCTAATGTTTTAGCACGTTAGTTAGCCTGCGGAACGTTAGCTACACTTCGACACCTTGTTTTAAAGCCAACGAGCTTGACGACTAGTAAACACGCTTTTGAGTTTTAGCTGGCAGTTGAGAAGCCAACAAACGTGGTACTTTAAACTAATGtaactaacgttaatgttagctaacgttagcaggtcTAACGTTAGGCCAAAGTGTGACTGCGACTGAACTTATACACTATAGCAAAACTTAGGCAACTGTTGAACTTTGTGGGTTTGGAGAATTTAAGTGAAGATTACATAAGTTTTCTGGATCCGTAACAGTGTTACAGTGGTGAAAGTTAACATCAGCAACTcatgcatgctaacattttcaCCCTAACGTCATCACTCCTCCTCTGCAGGTGGAGCCATGATACATTTGTGGTTCACCTGAGCTGTGTAATAGCCCACACTTAACATACAATTACTTGCTGGTGTAATTGTCTGGTGAGCAAAATGAGCCTCGTTGACTGATGCTTTTAagattttctttatatttttctatttcttttcatAGGATGTTTCGAAGACCCCAGGTCCTGACTTGGTCTTGTCCCATAAGGCCATTGCTGCTATTGAGAGAATCCCACCTCTCTGCTTTCTCTGAGTACACTGCTGCTGGATGGCAGGGTGCAAGAGTTGTGAAGAGAAAGAAATATGAAGGGTTCTGTGGAAGTAAGGACGGGTCATCATTGTCCACAGAGACTGTATCCCGTTCAACACAGTTGTCTTTATTTAACTTGGACTGTGATAATCCAAAGCAGAGGGAGGCTTCATTTCAAAACCTTCCATCCAAAGCCATTTTGTCCAGCCATCATCACCTACCTCAGGTTTCTGCCTCTACAAAAGCCAAACAGGCGTCTGACTCTTGTATATGCACTGTAGTGAAAGATGTAGGTCAAAACCTCAAAGCTGTGAGCGCTCTCCGGCACTGTTTAATCAACACAACTTGCCCTCAACCTTGGAGAAGGTCTTGGGACATTTGCCAACCTTCACTCAGTTTCACCTTTGCGCCTCAGTGTAACCTTCTTCAAAGCTATGTATATAGCAGGCAGCACTTTGTTAGACCTTTCAGCTCGTCGACACATACGCCATGGATTTCGAACCACTCTCGCAGTAGACCACAACCCTCCAGCCATTCTTCTCACAAAACCAGAGCAGTTCATCAGGCTGCCCCTCACGTGGCAGACGCCTGGAGAGACTGTCTATCCCTGAAGAATGAAAACAGGTGTCGACTGAGCCTGGGGCCCAACTTGAAGCTGTACAAGGTGGACAAGGGGGGGAAAGGGGCAAGTCACAGCCAGGGAAAGAACCAGGGGAGATGGGCGTCAGTCCTGGTTTCTCTGTGCTCTGTTGAGGGGGAGCCAGCATTTCTCTTCACTTTGCGCTCCAGCACACTGAAGGGCAGGCACAAGGGTGATGTCAGGTAAGTGGCAGGCTAAAAACTACATTATTTCAAAACTCTAGTAGACTACTTTTCTGTGCTGATTTTCATTGTGTGATTTGTAGCTTTGCAGGAGGAAAGAGTGATCCATCAGATAGAGATTTAGTGGCCACTGCTTTAAGGGAAGCCAGGGAGGAGCTGGGCGTTTCTGTGGCAACCGAGAAGGTCTGGGGCATCTTGAAGCCTCTCAGGGACAGGGTGAGTGCAAGTGCTGTCATGTCTTTAAGAGTAAAATTAATTTAATGGATTGATTTGAACCATCATGATGGAATTATTGCTGTTCATGCATTTATGGTGGGCATTGTAAAACCGTGGTTGTTCGCAACAGATTTCTCTATTGGAGATatttgttttaattgcttttttaatTAGCCTTAAAAAGGGGTCCTAAAGGCTTAAATAGGGCTGttactaacaattattttaactAGCGAATCTGTCAACAGTTATTTTGGTTATTCACTCTGTAAATgtcagtgaaaaataaaaaatagtaaataataCTGATCACAAATTCCAAGAGCTCAAGATAATGtcatcaaattgcttgtttttgtttgaccAGCCGTCCAAAACCCAGAAATACATTGACTCTCACTCTTTATGTCAACTACTATATAAACTCTGCTTCGTCACAAAGTTAGGCCACAGACAGTCTATATCGATGATgattcatttaggggattgctccgACGCTGCCGGCCGGATGTTCCTCACTTTTATACTCGTCGATTAATGAttactatggttaactgctcctcagatctcagaaaaaaatccagactGCAAGTTAGACTTAGAGTTATTTgtcgaatctgagttttctgttgcaccactaAAGATACTTTTGAATGagcacaagttccttcccgaggctattttgcagagccaccgttgctCCAGCCGGTGCTTATCGCAGCTCaagacagttgtgattggtttaaagaaattccaataaaccagagcacatttttcttccatcccagaatgctgtgtggactagccagaccctcctcctcagcgctgtggaggaaggtctggcaatgcgagactaggccacaatgaatctattttgaaaataaagaacGTTTATGATTTTGTGTCACTTACAGACACTAATCAGTATTAAGTGTTATCATTTTGAATACTGAATCTGTACCTGTCTTTTGTCTCTCTCACCAGTCAGGGATGATGATAGCGCCTGTGCTGGCTAACCTCGGCCCCCTCGAGGAGTTGTCCTTCAAACCAAACCCTGGAGAggtataataatatttttaccacttcctatatatttatatctattTGAGCGGGGTAGGTTTCCACATATGTAAATTACTGGAGATTTAGTTTTTGAACATTGTGGAGATGATGGGTTAAGTATTTATTAAGTTATTTTGTATAAGTGAATTTTTCCAGAACATAGTAGTTTTACTAGTACCAGTACTAGTAGaaagcagaataaaaaaaattaagaagtCTTTCTTTGTGGGTGTATAATGTCACACCCCAGTCATATCCGGCCCTAATAAACACTAAAGGTatgttttttgtacattttttataatCTGCCCTTTTCTTCTCAGCaatcttttctctctgtttaaactagcaaaatacaaatgaatacaCAAGTAAACGAataacttaaaggagaattctggccaatttttacgttaatcttgatcgctatagctacgcgagtactttcgatagaaaaaaacccgacccgaatcagtgcaggtaacacggagtagctgcagctacatgtacgagcgtcccctgagctaaaacggcagttgtcggggcaagttttagagtgcctttgtgcctcttaccagacacaaaatgcaactaatatgtctgtgccatatgaacagggcccttacgtgtcaacaagatgcgttttgaactcagacattgtttaaattcacctaccctggtccctgtctcgatcgtGCCGGTAGCTAgtttgccctgctagctgatagccgttagctattagctgctagctgccctccggtgagtgtgtacagccagatagccgttagctgctagctgccgtccggtgagtgtattcagccaggcttctgtgataatcatcccaataacaatccacagagcggtgatggtgttgctatgtcctccagttactgaaggctagctttagcttgcgcttggagcagcaagttcatctgcctgttgcccctccgtctgtctcgttctttccaacgcttgtgaggctagttcttcgtctgtatactcgggttcgaataattaaggacgaccatcaaactcaaaaggctcttccgtgtgttgtatatctgctatgttctccatagttacgttactccaagcttcttcccttgtgaacaactccgctcttcactcttcacacactactctttaccttttcctgctacaactgaattcccaggagacagcgcaatgctacagctaagcttcagtaacgctattactgtgcaagccacagacattgtttatcccgtttccatgtagttacatagtcactgatatggtcataaccactacagtgctcaattacctattttgagggggaaataatctaaacttttTGCTGCGAAGGcatcctatgcaggacatccaccagaccaccgccgctccgtgggttgttattgggatgattatcacagaagcctggctgaatacactcaccggacggcagctaacggctatctggctgtacacactcaccggagggcagctaacagctactaccgcactactgtttttttttagggggaataaacttcaagatgtgatatgacctgtcctctggaggacatagccacaccaccgccactgcgtggattgttattgggatgattatcacagaagcctgtctgaatacactcaccggacagcagctaacggctatcagctagcagggcaagctagctaccggcaggaacgagacagggaccagggtaggtgaatttaaacgcttgtagtacgtagctgcagcttctccgtgttacctgcactgattcgggtcgggtttttttctatcgaaagtactcgcgtagctatagcgatcaagattaacgagATTAATTAACAAGAtaaaaaattggccggaattgtcctttaagaaacTCGCATCTTTTCTGGTTGGTTTGTATTTAGATTCAGTTGTAAACTGTGCTTCCTTTGCCTTTTCTGTCCCAGGTTGAGGAGATTTTCACCTTGTCCTTGGCCCACTTATGCAACCCTCAGAACCGTGGCTACACACACTTTCGCACTGGCGACAAGTACGGATACACTCTCCCAGTGTTTCGTAACGGGAAGCATCGAGTGTGGGGCCTGACAGCCGTCGCTCTAGACCATACCCTGAAACTCATTGTCCCTCTTTAGCAGCTCAGTTGCCTTtgtttacagtacatttacaaTACTGAAGCACACCTTTTAATGTGACTCAAAGATTTGACTGTGACAAATGTGCAAGCAAGCTTTGTGTAGCTAATTCATGTCAGAAATCAGTGTgaatacaaaatattttcattcATGACGGTAAATTCCTTTTCAGTCAGAAGGATTTTTCCAATTGTGCACTTTCTGAGCCTTGGGTGTCTAAGAATCTTGATTGAATGGATCATGTGTATAAACATGGTGCCAGCTgtgatgatgtcactgattAAAGGGCAGGTGTTGTGTGAAGTCTCGGTCATGGCTGTATTAAGACAGCGTTCCGAGGAAACCTGTCAAACAGCAAACCGAAGAaaaacggtgcacaccgttTTTGAGATTGAATGTGGCTTGAGAGAGGAAGTTATGTCATATGCGACCTTTGGGTGTGTAGTTTAACATATTTCACAACAAATTGGTTTTATTGACTTGCAAAGTTATCTTATAAATTTACAAACGTGTAATTCATGGCACAATTCAAGTGGTGGTCCAccagaaggggagggactttgcctctctataaCAGAGATCATGGCTTCCAGTGTGATTCAGCTCATGGCCACTTTTGATCTCACAGTAAAACAAATCTGGACAGCTATAAACACTGAAATGATACAATCACATCATGTGGTGTGTTGATGCaataaagtttgttttaaaggtatttttttctgtaat
It contains:
- the ftr86 gene encoding finTRIM family, member 86 isoform X1, whose product is MASAWSVEETLFGCSVCLDTLKDPATLPCGHSYCLACIQSHWDTRNSKGQYSCPQCRQVFHPRPSLAKSTVLVEAMEKLRTNSLKQSLPSMPIYLEVLPEIGPRQGSIYPQLPTVEPRPCPQHHRPMDLFCHEDKECVCEVCCQHGHKGHRVLKPHEERKERQKEILKMQVDMQKRIQETEKRLMELPHVARQHKALVQALEQESTDLFSELVNNVNLTGVQVGEVLSTHETSLGSRVEGQIYRLEHEVAPLRWKCEELSSLASMQDDICFLKNFLIMEPLGQTGATGESILSQEEAVVASVRSALKELHESIQDVCKATLAKIVTLVNPDPVASTASGAAVADTTAANSSGQATTQDTEYERTTNLPPLTPPQPQKDEDSSKHPQCLQASAPPSPFHPPQPQAAPVTTMGLVNSEPKTREELLKFRFEPTMDANTVYRHVQLSDGGHKATMRAEKLNLPDHPERFHFWRQVLCKEPLAGSPYYWEVEWTGKKITIGVAYKEMERKGSDDNSRLGHNALSWSLNWSGTGFSFWHDGQEQLLGLPKARRIGVYLDQHAGILAFYHINHNQADLIHQHQSQFTRPLYPGFRFWAGVGATVTVCQLD
- the ftr86 gene encoding finTRIM family, member 86 isoform X3 encodes the protein MASAWSVEETLFGCSVCLDTLKDPATLPCGHSYCLACIQSHWDTRNSKGQYSCPQCRQVFHPRPSLAKSTVLVEAMEKLRTNSLKQSLPSMPIYLEVLPEIGPRQGSIYPQLPTVEPRPCPQHHRPMDLFCHEDKECVCEVCCQHGHKGHRVLKPHEERKERQKEILKMQVDMQKRIQETEKRLMELPHVARQHKALVQALEQESTDLFSELVNNVNLTGVQVGEVLSTHETSLGSRVEGQIYRLEHEVAPLRWKCEELSSLASMQDDICFLKNFLIMEPLGQTGATGESILSQEEAVVASVRSALKELHESIQDVCKATLAKIVTLVNPDPVASTASGAAVADTTAANSSGQATTQDTEYERTTNLPPLTPPQPQNEDSSKHPQCLQASAPPSPFHPPQPQAAPVTTMGLVNSEPKTREELLKFRFEPTMDANTVYRHVQLSDGGHKATMRAEKLNLPDHPERFHFWRQVLCKEPLAGSPYYWEVEWTGKKITIGVAYKEMERKGSDDNSRLGHNALSWSLNWSGTGFSFWHDGQEQLLGLPKARRIGVYLDQHAGILAFYHINHNQADLIHQHQSQFTRPLYPGFRFWAGVGATVTVCQLD
- the ftr86 gene encoding finTRIM family, member 86 isoform X2; its protein translation is MASAWSVEETLFGCSVCLDTLKDPATLPCGHSYCLACIQSHWDTRNSKGQYSCPQCRQVFHPRPSLAKSTVLVEAMEKLRTNSLKQSLPSMPIYLEVLPEIGPRQGSIYPQLPTVEPRPCPQHHRPMDLFCHEDKECVCEVCCQHGHKGHRVLKPHEERKERQKEILKMQVDMQKRIQETEKRLMELPHVARQHKALVQALEQESTDLFSELVNNVNLTGVQVGEVLSTHETSLGSRVEGQIYRLEHEVAPLRWKCEELSSLASMQDDICFLKNFLIMEPLGQTGATGESILSQEEAVVASVRSALKELHESIQDVCKATLAKIVTLVNPDPVASTASGAAVADTTAANSSGQATTQDTEYERTTNLPPLTPPQPQKDEDSSKHPQCLQASAPPSPFHPPQPQAPVTTMGLVNSEPKTREELLKFRFEPTMDANTVYRHVQLSDGGHKATMRAEKLNLPDHPERFHFWRQVLCKEPLAGSPYYWEVEWTGKKITIGVAYKEMERKGSDDNSRLGHNALSWSLNWSGTGFSFWHDGQEQLLGLPKARRIGVYLDQHAGILAFYHINHNQADLIHQHQSQFTRPLYPGFRFWAGVGATVTVCQLD
- the nudt8 gene encoding mitochondrial coenzyme A diphosphatase NUDT8, with amino-acid sequence MKLLCALLPSGSEPASWAKGQLLLIQLSKMFRRPQVLTWSCPIRPLLLLRESHLSAFSEYTAAGWQGARVVKRKKYEGFCGSKDGSSLSTETVSRSTQLSLFNLDCDNPKQREASFQNLPSKAILSSHHHLPQVSASTKAKQASDSCICTVVKDVGQNLKAVSALRHCLINTTCPQPWRRSWDICQPSLSFTFAPQCNLLQSYVYSRQHFVRPFSSSTHTPWISNHSRSRPQPSSHSSHKTRAVHQAAPHVADAWRDCLSLKNENRCRLSLGPNLKLYKVDKGGKGASHSQGKNQGRWASVLVSLCSVEGEPAFLFTLRSSTLKGRHKGDVSFAGGKSDPSDRDLVATALREAREELGVSVATEKVWGILKPLRDRSGMMIAPVLANLGPLEELSFKPNPGEVEEIFTLSLAHLCNPQNRGYTHFRTGDKYGYTLPVFRNGKHRVWGLTAVALDHTLKLIVPL
- the ftr86 gene encoding finTRIM family, member 86 isoform X4, whose translation is MASAWSVEETLFGCSVCLDTLKDPATLPCGHSYCLACIQSHWDTRNSKGQYSCPQCRQVFHPRPSLAKSTVLVEAMEKLRTNSLKQSLPSMPIYLEVLPEIGPRQGSIYPQLPTVEPRPCPQHHRPMDLFCHEDKECVCEVCCQHGHKGHRVLKPHEERKERQKEILKMQVDMQKRIQETEKRLMELPHVARQHKALVQALEQESTDLFSELVNNVNLTGVQVGEVLSTHETSLGSRVEGQIYRLEHEVAPLRWKCEELSSLASMQDDICFLKNFLIMEPLGQTGATGESILSQEEAVVASVRSALKELHESIQDVCKATLAKIVTLVNPDPVASTASGAAVADTTAANSSGQATTQDTEYERTTNLPPLTPPQPQNEDSSKHPQCLQASAPPSPFHPPQPQAPVTTMGLVNSEPKTREELLKFRFEPTMDANTVYRHVQLSDGGHKATMRAEKLNLPDHPERFHFWRQVLCKEPLAGSPYYWEVEWTGKKITIGVAYKEMERKGSDDNSRLGHNALSWSLNWSGTGFSFWHDGQEQLLGLPKARRIGVYLDQHAGILAFYHINHNQADLIHQHQSQFTRPLYPGFRFWAGVGATVTVCQLD